The following is a genomic window from Candidatus Polarisedimenticolaceae bacterium.
GTCGCTCCGTTACAACGCGCTCGACTACGATCGCGACCTGAACGATGACCGGAGCACCGAGGCGACGCTCAATTACGCGTACTACATGTTCAAGCACACGCTTCAGCTCTCGGCGTCGGTCTCCTACTTCGAGGTCGGGCAGAACGCGGCTGGCTCGTCGGCCTTCGCGGTGAAATCCGCGAATCCGACCGCGGACTTCTTCGATCCGACCCAGTTCGCTCCGGCGTTGACTGGAGACAAGAACTGGCTCGGCGTCATCCAGCTCCAGTGGACTTTCTAAGCTTGGAACTGAATTAACACCCCCTTTACACCGCTGTTACACCGTGGCAAATGTCAACCTCTTGAATGACGTCGTCGTCTCCGACCGAGGCACAGAGGGGTGCTCGGGCGCGAGTCGGCGGGAAGCGGAGGCCACGTGGACAGGAGACGGTGGGTCGGAGGATTGATCTTGACGATGGGCCTGGGCACGGTGGTCCTGGCCGCCGATGAGCCCAAGCCGGAAACGACGACCGACGCCGCGGACCCGACGAAGGGTTTCGTGACCTTCAAGTCGGGCGACAACACGATGACGATCGGCGCCTGGGGCCAGTTCAAGGCCACCCTGGACGACAAGCAAGACTTCGACGCCGACACGGCGGGAACCGGGGTCGGAAAAGAGGACGGGCTCACCGGCAACTTCTCGATCCCCCGCATGCGGCTGTACCTCCAGGGCTCGGTCTTCAAGCCGTGGATGAAGTACAAGATCGAGGTCGAGCTCGCGAACCTCACGACCAACGCGACCAGCAACATCAACAACGGCCGGATCACCGACGGCTACTTCGAGTTCACGAAGTGGACGGGCGCCAGCTTCCGGATCGGCCAGTACAAGGTGCCGTTCGGGCTCCAGCAGCTCACCTCCGACACTCGCCAGGAGTTCGTCGATCGCTCGATCGCCGACGCGAAGTTCGACCCGGCGCGTGACGTGGGCTTCATGGTCTCGGGCCTCTTCCTCGGGAACAAGCTCGGCTACCAGGCCGGCGCGTTCAACGGCGGCGGCCAGAACAACCCGCAGGACGACCGTGCGTTCATGTACGTGGCGCGCGTCGTTTACGACCCCTTCGGAGAGTACAAGCTCATCGAGGGCGCGGTCGACAACCCCGATCACAACATCCTCCACTTCGGCATCGCCGGCCGCACCGGTGAGGCGATGAAGGGCACGGCGACCGCCGGCGTCTTCACCAACGTCAACAACGAGGACGCGCTCGGCG
Proteins encoded in this region:
- a CDS encoding porin — translated: MDRRRWVGGLILTMGLGTVVLAADEPKPETTTDAADPTKGFVTFKSGDNTMTIGAWGQFKATLDDKQDFDADTAGTGVGKEDGLTGNFSIPRMRLYLQGSVFKPWMKYKIEVELANLTTNATSNINNGRITDGYFEFTKWTGASFRIGQYKVPFGLQQLTSDTRQEFVDRSIADAKFDPARDVGFMVSGLFLGNKLGYQAGAFNGGGQNNPQDDRAFMYVARVVYDPFGEYKLIEGAVDNPDHNILHFGIAGRTGEAMKGTATAGVFTNVNNEDALGVEVAWKFRRFFAMGEYFRQKDEQANPTVGPDVNANGFHAQFGVFVVPKTQELAVRFAQVEPDDSVSDAKQTEARIVYGYFWKGHNMKIQADAGECKYGSNFAALSALALRNVSPTLSPAQRLVPLPGQDITDKQVRAQFVLAF